From the genome of Nitrospira sp. SG-bin1, one region includes:
- a CDS encoding ABC transporter ATP-binding protein, which yields MPPTLLLSCESISKSYGVKPLFSDLSLGLCEGDHVGLIGPNGSGKSTLLKILAGRDEPDGGTRSVRRQLRIGYVPQDPSFAEPQSVEESLVQVLRDEGLDQYEHGGRIATALSLGGFLRSDQSVSTLSGGWKKRLAIARSLMLEPDVLLLDEPTNHLDVDGILWLEGLLKAEPHAFIVISHDRRFLESVTTRIWELNRRYSNGLFQTNGRYSEFLEQREAALQDRADYQASLANRVRREVEWLRRGPKARTTKAKARIDQAGRMIDELQDLESRQGSTSVGIDFTASGRKSKQLLVVKGVEKSLGGRRIVSSLDILLGPGERIGLLGPNGSGKTTVLKLLAGTLTPDRGTIIRADRLRIVTFEQHRESLDQQAILRQALAPAGGDAVVYQDRSVHLVSWAKRFLFRPEQLDLPVSRLSGGEQARLLIARLMLQPADLLILDEPTNDLDIPTLDVLEDSLLEFTGALVLVTHDRWLLDRVSTRLLALDGTGRAEWFADYAQWEAAQTRRATEERKAEVSKENSASAGLSKRKGLSYKEQKEWDQIETKILEAEERVASCQAAADDPSIASSADDLQERYAALHAAQADVERLYARWAELEEKRIQAISHMQ from the coding sequence ATGCCACCGACCCTGCTGCTCAGTTGTGAGTCCATCAGCAAAAGCTACGGCGTGAAACCGTTGTTCAGCGACCTCTCCCTCGGGCTCTGTGAGGGGGATCACGTCGGCCTGATCGGTCCCAACGGTTCAGGGAAATCCACCTTGCTGAAGATCCTGGCCGGTCGCGACGAGCCGGATGGCGGCACTCGGTCTGTCCGGCGGCAGTTGCGGATCGGCTATGTGCCGCAAGATCCCTCGTTCGCCGAGCCACAGTCGGTGGAGGAGTCACTCGTTCAAGTTCTCCGCGACGAAGGACTGGATCAGTATGAGCACGGCGGGCGAATTGCCACAGCGCTCAGCCTCGGCGGGTTTCTCCGCTCGGACCAGTCTGTCTCGACGCTGTCGGGCGGATGGAAGAAACGGCTGGCCATCGCCCGGTCGCTGATGTTGGAACCGGACGTGCTGCTCCTGGATGAGCCGACCAACCATCTGGATGTCGACGGTATCCTCTGGCTGGAAGGCCTGTTGAAAGCCGAACCCCATGCCTTCATCGTCATCAGCCATGATCGGCGGTTTTTGGAGTCAGTGACCACGCGAATTTGGGAACTCAACCGCCGATACTCCAATGGCCTCTTCCAGACAAACGGCCGGTACAGTGAGTTTTTGGAGCAGCGCGAGGCGGCGTTACAGGATCGGGCTGATTATCAGGCGTCGCTCGCCAATCGAGTCCGGCGGGAAGTGGAATGGTTGCGGCGAGGCCCCAAGGCCCGCACGACCAAGGCCAAAGCTCGCATCGATCAAGCGGGACGGATGATCGATGAACTTCAAGATCTCGAGTCGCGACAGGGGAGCACCTCAGTCGGGATCGATTTTACCGCGTCCGGACGCAAGTCGAAACAATTGCTGGTCGTGAAGGGCGTTGAAAAATCGCTGGGTGGTCGGCGGATCGTATCGAGTCTGGATATCCTCCTCGGACCGGGGGAGCGGATTGGGCTCCTTGGTCCCAACGGTAGTGGCAAAACGACCGTCTTAAAGCTCTTGGCCGGCACGCTCACGCCGGATCGCGGCACCATCATCCGCGCCGATCGATTGCGCATCGTCACCTTCGAACAACACCGAGAATCCTTGGACCAGCAGGCTATCCTGCGGCAGGCTCTTGCTCCGGCCGGTGGCGATGCGGTCGTCTATCAGGATCGGTCCGTGCATTTGGTCTCATGGGCCAAGCGCTTTCTCTTCAGGCCGGAACAGCTGGACCTTCCGGTCTCACGCCTGTCCGGTGGAGAGCAGGCGAGGCTTCTGATCGCCCGTCTCATGTTGCAACCGGCGGATCTCTTGATCCTCGATGAACCGACCAACGATTTGGATATCCCGACGCTTGATGTGTTGGAAGACAGCCTATTGGAATTCACCGGGGCGCTGGTGTTGGTGACGCATGACCGGTGGCTACTGGATCGTGTCTCCACCAGGCTCTTGGCATTGGATGGAACAGGCCGCGCCGAGTGGTTTGCCGACTATGCCCAATGGGAAGCGGCGCAGACCAGAAGAGCGACAGAAGAAAGAAAAGCTGAGGTCTCCAAGGAAAATTCCGCATCGGCTGGATTGTCTAAACGGAAAGGGTTGTCGTACAAAGAACAGAAGGAATGGGACCAGATTGAAACGAAGATCTTGGAAGCCGAGGAACGAGTAGCCTCCTGCCAAGCCGCGGCCGATGATCCCTCCATCGCATCTTCCGCCGACGACTTACAGGAGCGGTACGCCGCGCTCCACGCCGCGCAGGCCGATGTCGAGCGTCTCTACGCCCGTTGGGCTGAGTTGGAGGAGAAACGCATACAAGCCATCAGCCATATGCAGTAG